The following proteins are co-located in the Ensifer sp. WSM1721 genome:
- a CDS encoding LPS assembly lipoprotein LptE — MSLSDKAGFRLRSFPVLAGVLLLTALGGCQVRPLYSDGPTGSTATALASIEISEAENRVEQEVRNALIFLTSGGKGEPVNPQYHLALNVSHRTMGVLYDNTDDDDDDDDDPGAGRIVVKADYNLTKAATGETVKAGYRTAVALVDFPQQEFAKVRAVRDGENRAAKELAEIISADIAAALGR, encoded by the coding sequence ATGTCGTTGTCTGATAAAGCTGGCTTCCGTCTTCGGTCCTTTCCCGTCCTCGCCGGTGTCCTGCTGCTGACCGCGCTCGGCGGCTGCCAGGTGCGGCCGCTTTATTCAGACGGCCCTACCGGTTCGACCGCGACGGCGCTTGCCTCGATCGAGATTTCGGAGGCGGAGAATCGTGTCGAGCAGGAAGTCCGGAATGCCCTCATCTTTCTGACATCGGGCGGCAAGGGCGAACCTGTCAATCCGCAATATCATCTGGCGCTTAACGTCTCGCACCGGACGATGGGCGTGCTCTATGACAATACCGATGATGATGACGACGATGACGATGACCCGGGCGCCGGCCGCATCGTCGTGAAGGCGGACTACAACCTGACGAAGGCGGCCACGGGGGAGACGGTGAAGGCGGGCTACCGCACGGCCGTCGCGCTCGTCGACTTCCCCCAACAGGAATTCGCGAAGGTGCGCGCGGTCCGTGACGGCGAGAACCGCGCCGCGAAGGAACTGGCAGAGATCATCAGCGCCGATATTGCCGCCGCCCTCGGCCGCTGA
- a CDS encoding YggS family pyridoxal phosphate-dependent enzyme — MEVEERLSEVLSRIRESEKAANRPEHAVGLVAVSKTFGAEAIRPVIAAGQRVFGENRVQEAQAKWPELRNETPNLELHLIGPLQSNKAADAVALFDVIETIDREKIARAVSAEMKRQGRNLRLYVQVNTGLEPQKAGVAPEETVAFVRFCRGELGLNIEGLMCIPPFEENPGPHFALLAKLAAQCDLAKLSMGMSGDFETAIAFGATSVRVGSAIFGAR, encoded by the coding sequence ATGGAAGTCGAGGAGCGGCTAAGCGAGGTCCTGAGCCGGATTCGTGAGAGCGAAAAAGCTGCGAACCGTCCGGAGCATGCGGTTGGCCTGGTTGCCGTTTCAAAAACCTTTGGTGCCGAGGCGATACGGCCCGTCATCGCCGCCGGCCAGCGCGTCTTCGGCGAAAACCGCGTGCAGGAGGCGCAGGCGAAGTGGCCTGAGCTTAGAAACGAAACGCCAAATCTCGAGCTGCACCTGATCGGCCCGCTGCAATCCAACAAGGCCGCGGACGCGGTGGCGCTGTTCGACGTTATCGAGACGATCGATCGGGAGAAGATCGCCCGCGCCGTTTCCGCGGAAATGAAGCGCCAGGGGCGTAATCTCCGGCTTTACGTGCAGGTCAATACCGGCCTCGAACCGCAGAAGGCGGGCGTGGCCCCGGAAGAGACGGTCGCCTTCGTCCGCTTCTGCCGCGGTGAACTGGGCTTGAACATCGAAGGGCTGATGTGCATTCCGCCTTTCGAGGAGAATCCGGGCCCGCATTTCGCCTTGCTCGCCAAGCTTGCGGCGCAGTGCGACCTTGCAAAGCTCTCCATGGGCATGTCCGGCGATTTCGAAACCGCGATCGCTTTCGGTGCCACGAGCGTGCGGGTCGGCTCCGCCATCTTCGGCGCACGCTGA
- the holA gene encoding DNA polymerase III subunit delta, with protein MSEVKSHEFDNFLQRSAASYRLFLLYGPDRGLVSERAAQLAGAFGIPLDDPFAVVKLDATQLQGAGSVLDEVNAIGLFGGEKLVWVRGASAEKGLSEALQILAAEPPAGSRLIIEAGDLKKGAALRKVGEANRTVASIACYSDDVRSLHALIDKELSEAGLRISPAARERLVDALGGDRMASRNEIRKLALYCRGKEIVDEEDVLGIVGDASAISVDDAVDAVLQGDTDALLHAMKKITTSKTPPFLVLQACLRQFQQLDVMRAEMDANRQSAGQVIASLGRGLHFRRKPIVEAALKHWTAPAIRRELSRLQATIYQSRARQSLEESLVIQNLLAITIQSAKR; from the coding sequence ATGAGCGAGGTCAAGTCGCACGAGTTCGATAACTTCCTGCAGAGGTCTGCGGCGAGCTATCGGCTTTTCCTGCTCTATGGTCCCGATCGCGGCCTCGTCTCCGAAAGGGCCGCGCAGCTCGCTGGTGCCTTTGGCATACCGCTCGATGATCCCTTCGCCGTGGTCAAGCTTGATGCAACGCAGTTGCAAGGGGCTGGAAGCGTGCTCGATGAGGTCAATGCCATTGGCCTCTTCGGCGGCGAGAAGCTCGTCTGGGTGCGCGGAGCATCCGCCGAGAAAGGGCTTTCCGAGGCGCTGCAGATTCTCGCCGCCGAGCCGCCGGCCGGAAGCCGCCTCATCATCGAGGCCGGCGATCTCAAGAAGGGGGCCGCGCTCAGGAAGGTGGGGGAAGCGAACCGCACCGTGGCCTCGATCGCCTGCTACAGCGACGATGTCCGCAGCCTTCACGCGCTAATAGACAAGGAACTTTCCGAAGCGGGCCTGCGCATAAGCCCGGCGGCGCGTGAGCGCCTCGTCGACGCGCTTGGCGGCGATCGCATGGCCTCGCGCAACGAGATCCGCAAGCTCGCGCTCTACTGCCGCGGCAAGGAGATCGTCGACGAGGAGGACGTCCTCGGCATCGTCGGCGACGCCAGCGCCATTTCGGTCGACGATGCGGTCGATGCGGTGCTGCAGGGCGACACGGACGCGCTGCTTCACGCCATGAAAAAGATCACCACCTCGAAAACGCCGCCGTTTCTGGTGCTTCAGGCCTGTTTGCGGCAGTTCCAGCAACTCGACGTGATGCGCGCGGAAATGGACGCAAACCGTCAGTCGGCCGGTCAGGTGATCGCCAGCCTGGGGCGCGGCCTGCATTTTCGCCGCAAGCCGATCGTCGAGGCGGCGCTGAAGCATTGGACTGCCCCGGCCATAAGACGCGAACTGAGCCGGCTACAGGCAACGATCTATCAGAGCCGCGCTCGCCAGAGCCTGGAAGAGAGTCTCGTTATCCAGAATCTGCTGGCGATTACGATCCAATCGGCAAAGCGTTGA
- the leuS gene encoding leucine--tRNA ligase: protein MATERYNPRDAEPRWQQEWEARKVFETKNDDPREKYYVLEMFPYPSGRIHMGHVRNYTMGDVVARYKRARGFNVLHPMGWDAFGMPAENAAMERGVHPAGWTYQNIGSMKAQLKVMGLSLDWSREFATCDPAYYQRQQYLFLDFLEKGLVYRKQSKVNWDPVDNTVLANEQVIDGRGWRSGALVEQRELTQWFFRITDFSQDLLDALDTLDQWPEKVRLMQKNWIGRSEGLLLRWELDPLTVPDGTKEVTVYTTRPDTLFGASFLAIAADHPLAKEAAEKSAEVEAFCEECRRAGTSLADLETAEKKGIDTGIRAKHPLDPTWELPVYVANFVLMDYGTGAIFGCPSGDQRDLDFARKYGLSVVPVVMPNDADAATFTIGDEAYVGDGVMINSRFLDGLSTEEAFETIASKLEKDTLNGIPRAERKVNFRLRDWGISRQRYWGCPIPVIHCDDCGVVPVPKADLPVTLPPDVTFDKPGNPLDRHPTWRHVACPVCGKDARRETDTMDTFVDSSWYFARFTAPWEDKPTDPNAANHWLPVDQYIGGIEHAILHLLYSRFFTRAMKAAGHVAIDEPFKGLFTQGMVVHETYSRGEGAQREWITPAEVRIEEVDGQRRAVLIETGEEIAIGSIEKMSKSKKNVVDPDDIIGSYGADTARFFVLSDSPPDRDVIWSEAGVEGAHRFVQRVWRLIAEAAENLRGVEAAPATEDEGLAVSQAAHRTLKAVEADYDKLAFNKAVARIYELVNTLAAPLTQVAGGKADPVLTAAVKDATAILINLIAPMMPHLAEECWREIGGDGIMAERPWPKFDGALVMENEITLPVQINGKKRADLTIARDADQSAIESAVLALDAVKTALNGGSPKKIIVVPQRIVNVVV from the coding sequence ATGGCTACCGAACGATATAATCCGCGCGATGCCGAACCGCGCTGGCAGCAGGAATGGGAAGCACGCAAGGTCTTCGAGACGAAGAACGACGATCCGCGCGAGAAATATTACGTGCTGGAGATGTTCCCCTATCCGTCCGGGCGGATCCACATGGGGCATGTGCGCAACTACACCATGGGCGACGTTGTCGCCCGCTACAAGCGCGCCCGCGGCTTCAATGTGCTGCATCCGATGGGCTGGGATGCCTTCGGCATGCCGGCGGAGAACGCCGCTATGGAGCGCGGCGTGCATCCGGCCGGCTGGACCTACCAGAACATCGGCTCGATGAAGGCGCAACTCAAGGTGATGGGCCTTTCGCTCGACTGGAGCCGCGAATTCGCGACCTGCGATCCCGCCTATTATCAGCGCCAGCAATACCTCTTCCTCGATTTCCTGGAAAAGGGCCTGGTCTACCGAAAGCAATCCAAGGTCAATTGGGATCCGGTCGACAATACCGTGCTTGCCAACGAGCAGGTGATCGACGGCCGCGGCTGGCGCTCTGGCGCGCTCGTCGAGCAGCGCGAGCTGACGCAATGGTTCTTCCGTATCACCGATTTCAGCCAGGACCTGCTCGACGCGCTGGACACGCTGGATCAGTGGCCGGAAAAAGTGCGGCTGATGCAGAAGAACTGGATCGGCCGCTCCGAAGGCCTGCTGCTCAGATGGGAGCTCGACCCGTTAACGGTTCCCGACGGCACGAAGGAGGTGACCGTTTATACCACGCGTCCGGATACGCTCTTCGGGGCCTCGTTCCTGGCGATCGCGGCCGATCATCCGCTCGCCAAGGAAGCGGCCGAGAAGAGCGCCGAAGTCGAGGCCTTCTGCGAGGAGTGCCGGCGCGCCGGCACGTCGCTCGCCGACCTCGAGACGGCGGAGAAGAAAGGCATCGACACCGGTATCCGTGCCAAGCATCCGCTCGACCCGACTTGGGAGCTGCCGGTCTATGTCGCCAATTTCGTGCTGATGGATTACGGCACGGGCGCGATCTTCGGCTGCCCGTCCGGCGACCAGCGCGACCTGGACTTCGCCCGCAAGTACGGCCTGTCGGTCGTGCCGGTCGTGATGCCGAATGACGCCGACGCCGCCACCTTCACGATCGGAGACGAGGCCTATGTCGGCGACGGCGTGATGATCAATTCACGCTTCCTCGACGGGCTCTCGACCGAAGAGGCCTTTGAGACGATCGCCTCGAAGCTCGAGAAGGACACGCTGAACGGCATCCCGCGCGCCGAGCGCAAGGTCAATTTCCGCCTGCGCGACTGGGGCATCTCCCGTCAGCGCTATTGGGGCTGCCCGATCCCCGTCATCCATTGCGACGACTGCGGCGTCGTTCCGGTGCCGAAGGCGGACCTGCCGGTCACGCTGCCGCCGGACGTCACCTTTGACAAGCCCGGCAACCCGCTCGACCGGCATCCGACCTGGCGGCACGTCGCCTGCCCCGTGTGCGGCAAGGACGCGCGCCGGGAAACCGACACGATGGACACTTTCGTCGATTCCTCTTGGTACTTCGCCCGCTTCACCGCCCCCTGGGAGGACAAGCCGACCGATCCGAACGCCGCCAACCACTGGCTGCCGGTCGACCAGTATATCGGCGGCATCGAGCACGCGATCCTGCACCTGCTCTATTCCCGCTTCTTCACCCGGGCGATGAAGGCCGCGGGCCACGTGGCGATTGACGAGCCCTTCAAGGGGCTCTTCACGCAGGGCATGGTCGTGCACGAGACCTATAGCCGCGGCGAGGGTGCGCAGCGGGAGTGGATCACCCCCGCCGAAGTCCGCATCGAGGAAGTCGACGGCCAGCGACGCGCAGTTCTCATCGAGACGGGAGAGGAAATCGCTATCGGCTCGATCGAGAAGATGTCGAAGTCGAAGAAGAACGTCGTCGATCCGGACGACATCATCGGCTCCTACGGCGCCGACACGGCACGCTTCTTCGTCCTGTCCGATTCGCCGCCGGACCGTGACGTCATCTGGTCCGAGGCGGGCGTCGAAGGCGCCCATCGATTCGTCCAGCGCGTCTGGAGGCTCATCGCCGAGGCCGCGGAAAACCTGCGCGGCGTCGAAGCGGCCCCAGCGACGGAAGACGAGGGGCTTGCCGTATCCCAGGCCGCGCACCGCACGCTCAAAGCGGTGGAAGCCGACTACGACAAGCTCGCCTTCAACAAGGCGGTCGCGCGGATCTATGAACTGGTCAACACGCTGGCGGCACCGCTGACACAAGTCGCCGGCGGCAAGGCCGATCCGGTACTGACCGCCGCTGTCAAGGACGCAACCGCGATCCTGATCAATCTGATCGCACCGATGATGCCGCATCTGGCAGAAGAATGCTGGCGCGAGATCGGCGGTGACGGGATCATGGCCGAAAGGCCGTGGCCGAAGTTCGATGGGGCTCTCGTCATGGAGAACGAGATCACCCTGCCGGTGCAGATCAACGGCAAGAAGCGCGCCGATTTGACAATTGCGCGCGACGCAGATCAGAGTGCGATCGAAAGCGCCGTTCTGGCGCTGGACGCCGTGAAGACCGCGCTCAACGGCGGCAGCCCGAAAAAGATCATCGTCGTGCCTCAAAGGATCGTCAATGTCGTTGTCTGA